One window of Pseudomonas sp. ML2-2023-3 genomic DNA carries:
- a CDS encoding IS1182 family transposase: MMGQLSSGQERLFYSFNLEDHIPANHLLRSIDRCLDLSDLRHYLADFYSPIGRPSIDPELMIRMLIVGYCYGIRSERRLCEEAHLNLAYRWFCRLSLEDEVPNHSTFSKNRHGRFRDSDLFRWLFNEVLRRCMDAGLVKGEGFAVDASIIKADASRQRGVPGDEPVNWSDPALSTRAVREYLDALDEEALAETLPKRLSLTDPQARWTAAPGGPAFYAYSTNYLIDTEHGVIMDVEPTPAHRTAEVESTKTMIDRVEAQFDIKPERLIGDTAYGTAPMLAWMVEEKDIEPHVPVWDKTERKNDSFSSNDFYWNEEAEEYRCPAGNPLRSEWRAFKNERSHVTKANTIIFRSRQTDCATCPMKAKCCPNTAFRKIARSVHEAARDVARRIAATPAYQRSRHERKKVEMLFAHLKRILKLDRLRLRGMSGATDEFTLAAAVQNLRRLAKFSSQGPPVTG; this comes from the coding sequence ATGATGGGACAGTTATCGAGTGGGCAGGAGCGACTGTTTTACTCGTTCAACCTTGAAGATCACATCCCAGCCAATCACCTTCTGCGCAGCATTGATCGGTGTCTCGATCTGAGCGACCTGCGCCATTACCTCGCCGATTTCTATAGCCCGATTGGACGTCCGTCGATTGATCCTGAACTGATGATCCGCATGCTGATCGTCGGCTACTGCTACGGCATCCGCTCCGAACGGCGGTTGTGCGAAGAGGCCCATTTGAACCTGGCGTATCGCTGGTTCTGCCGATTGAGCCTTGAAGATGAAGTCCCCAATCACTCGACCTTTTCCAAAAACCGACACGGCCGTTTTCGGGACAGCGATCTGTTTCGCTGGCTGTTCAATGAAGTGCTGCGTCGTTGCATGGACGCAGGCTTGGTCAAAGGTGAAGGCTTTGCCGTGGACGCCAGCATCATCAAGGCGGATGCCAGCCGGCAGCGCGGTGTACCGGGTGATGAGCCGGTCAACTGGAGCGATCCGGCCCTGAGCACCCGCGCCGTGCGCGAGTACCTTGATGCCCTCGATGAAGAGGCTCTGGCCGAAACGCTACCGAAGCGCCTATCGCTGACTGATCCTCAAGCCCGCTGGACCGCAGCACCAGGTGGCCCAGCGTTCTACGCTTACTCCACGAATTATCTGATCGATACCGAGCACGGCGTGATCATGGATGTGGAACCCACACCGGCTCATCGAACCGCAGAAGTCGAGAGCACCAAGACGATGATCGACCGGGTCGAAGCGCAGTTCGACATCAAGCCGGAACGCCTCATTGGCGACACCGCTTACGGTACCGCGCCGATGCTGGCCTGGATGGTGGAGGAAAAAGACATCGAGCCGCATGTGCCGGTGTGGGACAAAACCGAGCGCAAGAACGACAGCTTTTCGAGTAACGATTTCTACTGGAATGAAGAGGCTGAGGAATACCGCTGCCCAGCCGGCAACCCATTGCGCAGCGAATGGCGAGCCTTCAAGAATGAGCGTTCACACGTCACCAAAGCCAACACCATCATCTTCCGATCCCGGCAGACCGATTGCGCTACGTGTCCGATGAAAGCCAAGTGCTGCCCGAACACTGCGTTCCGCAAGATCGCTCGCAGCGTCCATGAAGCCGCTCGCGATGTGGCTCGGCGCATTGCAGCAACGCCGGCATATCAGCGCTCTCGCCACGAACGTAAAAAGGTCGAAATGTTGTTTGCCCACCTCAAGCGCATCCTGAAATTGGATCGCCTGCGGCTACGTGGCATGAGTGGCGCGACGGATGAATTCACGCTGGCCGCTGCGGTGCAGAACCTGCGACGGCTGGCCAAATTTTCATCTCAAGGGCCACCAGTCACGGGATAG
- a CDS encoding arsenic transporter has protein sequence MFVAIAVFVFTLVLVIWQPKGLGVGWSATLGAMTALAVGVVSLHDIPAVWAIVWNATATFIAVIIISLLLDEAGFFEWAALHVARWAKGSGYRLFAFCVLLGAAVSAVFANDGAALILTPIVMSMLIALRFSAAATLAFVMAAGFIADTASLPLIVSNLVNIVSADYFKLGFAEYASVMVPVSLASVAATLLVLFVYFRKDLPHHYATDALQEPKAAIRDRATFIVGGWTLLILLVGLFALEPLGIPVSAVAAVCAAILLGVAAKGHKISTRRVLRDAPWQIVVFSLGMYLVVYGLKNAGLTDLLSELLNRLAEQGIWSATLGTGLLSALMSSVMNNMPSVLIGALSIQASDAQGLIRQAMIYANVIGCDLGPKITPIGSLATLLWLHVLERKGLRITWGYYFKVGVVLTLPVLLITLSALALRLSL, from the coding sequence ATGTTTGTCGCTATCGCTGTTTTCGTCTTCACACTCGTGCTGGTCATCTGGCAACCCAAAGGCCTCGGCGTCGGCTGGAGCGCTACCCTCGGCGCAATGACAGCGCTGGCGGTTGGTGTCGTCTCGCTACATGACATTCCTGCGGTGTGGGCCATCGTCTGGAACGCGACCGCCACGTTTATCGCGGTGATTATCATCAGTCTGCTGCTGGATGAAGCCGGCTTCTTCGAATGGGCTGCGCTGCATGTTGCGCGCTGGGCGAAAGGCAGTGGTTACCGCTTGTTCGCGTTTTGTGTACTGCTCGGGGCGGCAGTGTCGGCGGTTTTTGCCAACGACGGCGCGGCGCTGATCCTCACTCCCATCGTCATGTCGATGCTGATCGCACTGCGCTTTTCAGCTGCCGCAACCCTGGCGTTCGTTATGGCTGCAGGCTTCATTGCCGACACCGCGAGCCTGCCACTGATAGTGTCCAATCTGGTGAACATAGTCTCCGCTGACTATTTCAAACTGGGCTTTGCCGAATACGCGTCGGTGATGGTGCCGGTAAGCCTGGCCAGTGTCGCCGCGACCTTGCTGGTGCTCTTTGTCTACTTTCGCAAAGACCTGCCGCACCACTATGCGACGGATGCGTTACAGGAACCCAAAGCAGCGATCCGCGATCGCGCGACGTTCATCGTCGGTGGCTGGACGCTGTTGATCCTGCTGGTAGGGCTGTTCGCCCTGGAACCGCTGGGCATCCCGGTGAGCGCTGTGGCTGCGGTCTGTGCGGCAATCCTGTTAGGCGTCGCCGCCAAGGGCCACAAAATCTCGACACGTCGCGTGCTGAGGGATGCTCCGTGGCAGATCGTAGTGTTTTCACTGGGCATGTATCTAGTGGTATATGGCCTGAAGAATGCCGGACTGACGGACCTTCTCTCCGAACTGCTCAACCGCCTCGCTGAACAGGGAATATGGAGCGCCACCCTCGGCACGGGGCTGCTGTCTGCGCTGATGTCGTCGGTGATGAACAACATGCCCAGCGTGCTGATCGGCGCGCTGTCGATTCAGGCCAGCGATGCGCAAGGGCTGATTCGCCAAGCGATGATCTACGCCAATGTCATCGGCTGCGACCTGGGCCCGAAAATCACCCCCATCGGCAGTCTGGCCACGTTGCTCTGGCTGCATGTGCTGGAGCGCAAAGGCCTGCGCATCACCTGGGGTTACTACTTCAAGGTCGGCGTCGTGCTTACCCTCCCGGTGTTGCTGATTACCCTGTCGGCGCTGGCCCTGCGCCTCAGTCTTTGA
- a CDS encoding gamma-glutamyltransferase family protein, with protein sequence MLNTTLAARGIAVAPHSLAAQSALAVLREGGNAIEAMVAAAATIAVVYPHMNSLGGDGFWLIVPAQGAPLAIDASGPAGSLATLSRYDGMSKIPTRGADAAVTVAGTVGGWQEALVVASELGGKIPLPRLLEDAIHYAYAGIPTTPSQHLATSSKQAELQGIPGFAETFLHNGAAPEAGSLFRQPRLAATLLTLAETGLDSFYRGTLADSIAKDLSALGAPVTREDLANYRARRVRPLELEHSAGTVYNLIPPSQGLVSQLILGIADHAGLGHYSADGADHVHTLVEATKLAFAVRDAHITDPEHMTIDPQSCLDPAYLQALAAQINPQKAAPWGEGKGPGDTVWMGVIDNDGLAVSFIQSIYHEFGSGIVLPESGLNWQNRGASFSLDPQHLLTLKPGKKPFHTLNPAAARLKDGSTMVYGTMGGDGQPQTQAAVFSRYAVFGQPLQQAVTAPRWLLGRTWGESSDTLKMESRFNDEVLNELKRRGHEVEVLNPFSETMGHAGAAVRLVNGSFEGAFDPRGNGAAAGY encoded by the coding sequence ATGTTGAACACTACCCTTGCTGCCCGCGGAATAGCCGTAGCCCCTCATAGTCTGGCGGCACAATCAGCCCTGGCCGTTTTGCGCGAAGGCGGCAACGCCATCGAGGCCATGGTCGCAGCGGCTGCCACGATCGCCGTGGTTTATCCTCATATGAATAGCCTTGGGGGCGACGGTTTCTGGTTGATTGTGCCAGCTCAAGGCGCGCCACTCGCAATCGACGCCAGCGGCCCGGCGGGTAGCCTGGCGACGCTCTCTCGATACGACGGCATGAGCAAGATCCCGACACGTGGTGCCGACGCCGCAGTCACCGTCGCGGGCACCGTTGGCGGTTGGCAGGAAGCGCTGGTCGTAGCGTCTGAGCTGGGTGGAAAAATCCCGTTGCCACGCCTGCTGGAGGATGCCATCCACTACGCGTACGCCGGGATCCCCACCACCCCGTCGCAGCATCTGGCTACTTCCAGCAAACAAGCCGAACTGCAAGGCATCCCGGGATTTGCCGAAACCTTTTTGCACAACGGTGCTGCACCTGAGGCAGGTAGCCTGTTCAGGCAGCCGCGCCTGGCAGCCACCTTGCTCACACTCGCCGAAACAGGTCTGGACAGCTTCTACCGGGGTACATTGGCCGACTCTATAGCCAAAGACTTGAGCGCGCTGGGCGCACCGGTCACCCGTGAGGATTTGGCCAACTACCGAGCCAGGCGCGTACGCCCTCTGGAGTTGGAGCACAGTGCTGGCACCGTCTACAACCTGATACCGCCCAGCCAGGGACTGGTATCGCAACTGATCCTGGGCATTGCCGACCATGCCGGTCTTGGTCATTACTCTGCGGACGGGGCTGATCATGTCCATACCTTGGTCGAAGCGACCAAATTGGCCTTTGCTGTACGCGACGCCCATATTACCGATCCTGAGCATATGACGATCGACCCGCAAAGCTGTCTCGATCCAGCCTACCTGCAAGCACTTGCGGCACAAATCAACCCTCAGAAAGCCGCGCCTTGGGGCGAAGGCAAAGGCCCCGGCGACACCGTCTGGATGGGTGTGATCGATAACGACGGGCTAGCCGTATCGTTCATCCAGAGTATTTATCACGAATTCGGCAGCGGCATCGTGCTGCCAGAATCTGGGCTGAACTGGCAGAACAGGGGGGCTTCATTCAGCCTGGATCCGCAGCACCTTTTGACCCTGAAACCCGGAAAGAAGCCTTTCCATACCCTCAATCCTGCTGCAGCACGCCTGAAGGATGGAAGCACCATGGTTTACGGCACCATGGGCGGTGATGGACAACCGCAGACGCAAGCTGCTGTGTTCAGTCGCTACGCCGTATTTGGTCAGCCGTTACAGCAAGCCGTGACGGCACCGCGCTGGTTGCTAGGGCGTACCTGGGGTGAAAGTTCCGACACATTGAAAATGGAGTCGCGTTTTAACGATGAAGTTTTGAATGAGCTCAAGCGTCGAGGGCACGAAGTAGAGGTATTGAATCCTTTTTCCGAGACCATGGGCCACGCGGGAGCAGCGGTTCGGCTCGTTAATGGATCATTTGAAGGTGCATTTGACCCGAGGGGCAATGGAGCTGCTGCCGGTTATTGA
- the tynA gene encoding primary-amine oxidase, which produces MSHTLKRRQFNLAPLALALALAGLASTAHAHGGAAQMVPLKSTLENFGATVKWDDYANLFVISKDGAYIKVKPNSKVAMLNGKRLELSVPVVFKKNTALMSNNFINEVFQSGLDKTFSVETRPHPLNALSADEIKLAVEVIKASEHSKKDFRFTAISLRGPKKSEVWDFIYTGKPVSQSREADVTVLDGRHVVEAVVDLGSKKLLSWEPTRNVHGMVLLDDFATVQSVIEGSTEYAQALAKRGIKDVKKVVTTPLTVGYFDGKDGLVQDQRLLKVVSYLDVGDGNYWAHPIENLVAVVDLETKSVIKIEDGVIVPVPMKPTPYDGRGRKAATVKPLEIIEPEGKNYTITGNSIHWQNWDLHLALDSRVGPVISTVTYNDQGKKRKVMYEGNLGGMIVPYGDPDVGWYFKAYLDSGDYGMGTLTSQIQPGKDAPQNAVFVDATIADYAGSPVNIPRAMAIFERYAGPEYKHQEMGQPNLSTERRELVIRWISTVGNYDYIFDWVFQENGVIGIDAGATGIEAVKGVKSSTIHDATAKEDTRYGTLIDHNIVGTTHQHIYNFRLDMDVDGENNSLVELNPVVAKNDRGGPRSSTMQIDQKVVSTEQQAAQKFDPATIRLISNTSKENKMGYPVSYQLIPYAGGTHPVAKGANFGSDEWLYHRLSFMDKQIWVTRYDPLERYPEGKYPNRSATDTGLGLFTANNQSIESSDNVVWLTTGTTHVARAEEWPIMPTEWVHVLLKPWNFFDETPTLNLNSPK; this is translated from the coding sequence ATGAGTCATACACTCAAACGCCGTCAATTTAATTTAGCTCCGCTGGCCTTGGCTTTAGCCCTTGCCGGCCTTGCCTCGACCGCCCATGCACATGGCGGCGCAGCGCAGATGGTGCCCCTGAAGTCGACCCTGGAAAATTTTGGGGCCACTGTGAAATGGGACGACTACGCCAATCTCTTCGTTATTTCCAAGGATGGGGCATATATCAAGGTAAAGCCGAACAGCAAAGTGGCGATGCTTAACGGCAAAAGACTGGAGCTTAGCGTTCCGGTGGTTTTCAAAAAAAATACTGCACTGATGTCGAATAACTTCATCAATGAAGTATTCCAGTCGGGCCTGGATAAAACGTTTAGCGTCGAAACCCGGCCTCATCCACTTAATGCTTTGAGTGCAGACGAAATCAAGTTGGCGGTCGAGGTGATCAAAGCTTCGGAGCACTCTAAAAAAGACTTCCGGTTCACGGCAATATCGCTCCGGGGGCCGAAAAAGAGCGAAGTCTGGGACTTTATCTATACCGGAAAGCCCGTAAGCCAATCTCGCGAGGCCGATGTGACCGTGCTCGATGGCAGGCACGTCGTCGAAGCCGTGGTCGACCTGGGCAGCAAAAAACTCCTGAGTTGGGAACCGACCAGGAATGTTCACGGGATGGTCTTGCTGGACGACTTCGCGACTGTGCAGTCTGTCATAGAAGGCAGCACTGAATATGCTCAGGCGCTGGCCAAACGTGGCATCAAAGACGTCAAGAAGGTCGTCACTACGCCGCTCACTGTGGGCTACTTTGATGGCAAAGACGGCCTTGTTCAGGACCAGCGTCTGCTTAAGGTGGTCAGCTATCTGGATGTTGGCGATGGCAACTACTGGGCTCATCCGATCGAAAACCTGGTGGCCGTCGTCGACCTGGAAACCAAGAGCGTGATCAAGATCGAAGATGGAGTGATAGTGCCGGTGCCAATGAAACCTACGCCTTACGACGGGCGAGGGCGTAAAGCGGCGACCGTCAAGCCACTGGAGATCATCGAACCCGAGGGCAAGAACTACACGATCACCGGCAACAGCATTCACTGGCAAAACTGGGACCTGCATTTGGCACTCGATTCGCGGGTAGGCCCGGTGATTTCCACGGTCACCTATAACGATCAGGGCAAGAAGCGCAAAGTCATGTACGAAGGGAATCTGGGCGGCATGATCGTGCCCTATGGAGATCCAGACGTGGGCTGGTACTTCAAAGCCTATCTCGATTCCGGAGACTACGGCATGGGGACTCTCACTTCCCAGATCCAGCCTGGCAAGGATGCGCCTCAGAACGCGGTGTTTGTTGACGCGACCATCGCCGACTATGCCGGATCGCCCGTCAATATCCCCCGCGCGATGGCGATATTCGAACGCTATGCGGGACCTGAATACAAGCATCAGGAAATGGGCCAACCCAACCTCAGCACCGAGCGCCGGGAACTGGTCATTCGATGGATCAGCACCGTCGGCAATTATGACTACATTTTTGACTGGGTCTTCCAGGAGAACGGTGTGATCGGTATCGACGCAGGTGCAACTGGCATCGAGGCAGTCAAAGGTGTGAAGTCCAGCACCATTCATGACGCCACTGCCAAAGAGGACACTCGCTACGGTACCTTGATCGACCACAACATTGTCGGCACCACTCACCAACACATCTACAATTTCCGCCTGGACATGGACGTAGATGGCGAAAACAACTCGCTGGTCGAACTTAATCCCGTCGTTGCCAAAAATGACCGCGGCGGGCCGCGCTCCAGCACCATGCAGATTGACCAAAAGGTGGTCAGCACTGAGCAGCAAGCTGCACAAAAATTCGATCCCGCGACTATTCGCCTGATCAGCAACACGAGTAAGGAAAACAAGATGGGATACCCGGTGTCCTACCAATTGATCCCTTATGCAGGTGGGACTCACCCTGTGGCCAAGGGCGCCAATTTCGGTAGCGACGAATGGCTGTACCATCGACTGAGTTTCATGGACAAGCAGATATGGGTGACCCGTTACGATCCTCTGGAGCGCTATCCAGAAGGTAAATACCCGAATCGCTCTGCAACGGATACCGGTCTGGGCCTATTCACAGCCAACAACCAATCGATCGAAAGCAGTGACAATGTGGTGTGGCTTACCACTGGTACCACTCACGTGGCTCGCGCAGAGGAGTGGCCGATCATGCCAACCGAATGGGTGCACGTACTGCTCAAGCCTTGGAACTTCTTCGACGAGACACCCACACTGAACCTCAACTCACCGAAATAA
- the oxlT gene encoding oxalate/formate MFS antiporter, which produces MNREQYLAESTRVELFSARGYQLVIGVICMMAISSPQYVWTLFTAPLTEKLGVSLAQVQITFSLLIILQTFFSPVQGYLVDRFGIRTLVGLGCALSGLSWILASQASSLSMLYLSYGVVGGLGTGIVYVGIIGLMVRWFPDRRGLAAGAVAAGYGMGAMITTFPISNSLKSAGMETTMLTFGLALGLVGLVASRFLRQPPTSQSDDPLPKTKQIVVDVPPREVLKTPVFWLMFAMFTMMSTSGLMVTSQMASFAEDFGMTSVMVMGMAALPLALTIDRICNGLTRPLFGWISDRYGRENTMAFAFFFEGIAMTLWLLTSDNPVLFVLLSGVVFLGWGEIFSLFPSTLTDTFGTRHATTNYGFLYMAQGIGSIFGGPVAALLHQSTDSWYPVFAVAISFDIITAGLAFFVLKRMRANWIAKHAMKS; this is translated from the coding sequence ATGAATAGAGAACAATACTTAGCAGAAAGCACCAGGGTTGAGTTATTCAGTGCCCGTGGCTATCAGTTGGTCATTGGTGTTATTTGTATGATGGCTATTTCCAGCCCGCAATATGTCTGGACACTTTTCACCGCCCCCCTCACTGAAAAACTGGGTGTTTCGCTGGCGCAGGTTCAAATAACCTTTTCATTATTGATTATCCTGCAGACCTTCTTTTCGCCAGTACAGGGTTATCTGGTCGATCGTTTTGGTATTCGTACACTCGTGGGTCTCGGTTGTGCGCTGTCGGGCCTCAGTTGGATTCTGGCCAGCCAGGCCTCGTCGCTGAGCATGCTTTACCTGAGCTACGGAGTGGTCGGGGGCCTGGGTACCGGAATCGTTTATGTCGGCATCATCGGCCTGATGGTGCGCTGGTTCCCTGATCGCCGCGGCCTTGCCGCCGGGGCTGTGGCTGCCGGGTATGGCATGGGCGCCATGATCACCACCTTTCCTATCAGCAACAGTCTGAAAAGTGCAGGCATGGAAACCACAATGCTGACCTTCGGTCTGGCGTTAGGGCTTGTGGGGCTGGTGGCATCGCGCTTTCTGCGCCAACCCCCGACATCGCAGAGTGATGATCCACTGCCGAAAACGAAACAAATCGTAGTCGATGTGCCACCGCGCGAAGTGCTCAAGACACCTGTGTTCTGGCTGATGTTTGCCATGTTTACCATGATGTCGACGTCAGGCCTGATGGTCACTTCGCAAATGGCCAGTTTCGCCGAGGACTTTGGAATGACGTCCGTGATGGTGATGGGTATGGCTGCCTTGCCACTAGCCCTGACCATCGACCGGATATGCAATGGCCTGACACGGCCGCTGTTTGGCTGGATCTCCGACCGCTACGGCCGCGAGAACACCATGGCCTTCGCGTTCTTCTTCGAAGGTATCGCCATGACCCTTTGGCTGCTGACCAGCGATAACCCAGTGCTGTTTGTCCTGCTCTCTGGCGTTGTGTTCCTGGGCTGGGGCGAAATTTTCTCGCTGTTTCCTTCGACCCTGACTGACACCTTCGGTACACGTCACGCCACCACCAACTATGGCTTCCTGTACATGGCGCAAGGAATCGGTTCGATTTTTGGTGGCCCGGTTGCTGCGCTTCTGCACCAAAGTACCGACAGCTGGTACCCGGTTTTTGCTGTTGCCATCAGCTTCGACATCATTACCGCCGGGCTCGCCTTTTTCGTCCTTAAACGCATGCGCGCCAATTGGATCGCCAAGCACGCTATGAAGTCTTGA
- a CDS encoding helix-turn-helix domain-containing protein, translating into MRQSLHTTDIFEHANALPGWRQRYDQLSCGRLQGWLDVIQAGEVQLFRERLNQQVIQHICLPRNAVNILFPLAWPAVDYQGTMAEKCATVLLPNDEYRVFTPAGMDVLCMSIPYATLRGLLDEAVLDALMQLDRPKRVCLRTHRMAPGIVMFKALMEGSPTSSTWQSLTLMAVEWLERVTDAPQETPRPGTHNYIVERCHQWLIEEPATPTNVLEFCRRLKVSRRTLQYSFQSVAAVTPVQYLRSVRLNGARRALKEDPYASIADIAERWGFGHSSYFTLEYQKLFNELPSALRCLERR; encoded by the coding sequence GTGCGTCAATCCCTTCATACAACCGATATTTTCGAGCATGCCAACGCATTGCCAGGCTGGCGTCAGCGCTATGACCAGCTCAGCTGCGGCCGCCTCCAAGGTTGGCTGGATGTGATCCAGGCGGGTGAAGTTCAGCTGTTTCGTGAGCGTCTCAATCAGCAGGTTATCCAGCACATCTGTCTACCGCGCAATGCGGTCAACATATTGTTTCCGCTGGCTTGGCCTGCTGTGGATTATCAAGGGACGATGGCGGAAAAATGCGCAACAGTTTTGCTGCCGAACGACGAATATCGCGTCTTCACACCCGCTGGCATGGATGTGCTGTGCATGTCGATTCCCTATGCAACGTTACGCGGGCTGCTGGACGAAGCGGTGCTCGATGCATTGATGCAACTGGATCGGCCGAAACGCGTGTGCCTGCGAACACACCGCATGGCCCCTGGCATAGTGATGTTCAAGGCTTTGATGGAGGGCTCGCCGACCAGCTCGACATGGCAGTCGCTGACTCTCATGGCCGTAGAGTGGTTGGAGCGAGTGACTGATGCACCTCAGGAAACGCCGCGGCCTGGTACCCACAATTACATCGTTGAACGCTGTCATCAGTGGTTGATTGAAGAACCCGCAACGCCAACGAACGTGCTTGAGTTTTGTCGACGTTTGAAGGTGTCACGACGCACACTTCAATATAGTTTTCAGTCGGTGGCCGCGGTTACACCTGTGCAGTATCTGCGGTCGGTTCGCTTGAACGGTGCGCGCCGCGCATTGAAAGAGGACCCATATGCAAGCATTGCCGATATCGCCGAACGTTGGGGGTTTGGCCACTCGAGTTATTTCACCCTGGAATATCAGAAACTGTTTAACGAGTTACCGTCGGCTTTGCGCTGTCTTGAGCGAAGGTAA
- a CDS encoding arsenate reductase ArsC, translating into MRVLFMCTANSCRSILSEGMFNHLAPPGFEAVSAGSFPKGQVLPRSLTTLQQAGISIDGLHSKGNDAFEGNPPDIVITVCDKAAGETCPVYFGPALKSHWGLEDPSEVTADEAAIDAAFRATLAHIERRCRAFLDLPFTRLSRDELKTELDRIGVL; encoded by the coding sequence ATGCGAGTCCTGTTTATGTGTACCGCCAACAGCTGCCGCAGCATCCTTTCAGAAGGCATGTTCAATCACCTGGCACCGCCGGGATTCGAAGCGGTGAGTGCTGGCAGCTTCCCCAAAGGCCAGGTACTACCGCGCAGCCTGACTACCTTGCAACAGGCCGGTATCTCGATTGACGGCCTGCACAGCAAAGGCAATGACGCCTTCGAAGGCAATCCGCCGGACATCGTCATTACCGTTTGCGACAAAGCCGCTGGTGAAACCTGTCCGGTGTATTTCGGCCCGGCGCTAAAGTCCCACTGGGGGTTAGAGGATCCCTCCGAAGTGACGGCTGACGAAGCGGCAATTGACGCTGCCTTTCGCGCCACCCTGGCGCACATCGAACGACGATGCCGGGCCTTTCTTGATCTACCGTTTACCCGTCTCAGCCGCGACGAACTGAAAACCGAGCTCGACCGCATCGGCGTGCTTTAA
- a CDS encoding metalloregulator ArsR/SmtB family transcription factor, translating into MITPTELFKSLADETRVRATLLIADQGELCVCELMCALDEIQPKISRHLAQLRSNGLLLDRRQGQWVYYRLNPDFPAWVHDILQVTSRANADWLKDNAARLQNMDGRPVREATCC; encoded by the coding sequence ATGATCACTCCCACCGAACTCTTCAAGAGCCTGGCCGATGAAACCCGCGTGCGCGCGACCCTGCTGATTGCCGATCAAGGTGAGTTGTGCGTGTGTGAATTGATGTGCGCCCTTGATGAAATCCAGCCAAAAATCAGCCGCCACCTGGCGCAATTGCGCAGCAATGGTTTGCTGCTTGATCGTCGTCAGGGCCAATGGGTCTATTACCGCCTCAATCCGGATTTTCCGGCCTGGGTTCACGACATCTTGCAAGTGACGTCCAGGGCCAACGCCGATTGGCTCAAGGATAACGCCGCCCGTCTACAAAACATGGATGGCCGTCCGGTTCGCGAAGCGACCTGCTGCTGA
- the arsH gene encoding arsenical resistance protein ArsH — protein MSEHLPNLDSTLFDHSGPLLIEGHKPRILLLYGSTRERSFSRLLVEEAERLLEHFGAETRIFNPSGLPLPDDVPVDHPKVQELRDLVLWSEGQVWCSPERHGAMSAVFKAQIDWIPLELGAVRPTQGKTLAVMQVCGGSQSFNVVNQLRVLGRWMRMFTLPNQSSVPKAYMEFDEAGRMKASAYYDRVVDVMEELVKFTVLLRDRQDFLVDRYSERKESAEQLMARVNQRSI, from the coding sequence ATGTCCGAACATCTGCCTAACCTCGACTCCACCCTGTTCGATCATTCCGGGCCATTGCTGATCGAGGGGCACAAACCGCGCATCCTGCTTCTCTACGGCTCGACCCGAGAGCGCTCTTTCAGTCGCCTATTGGTCGAAGAGGCCGAACGCCTGCTCGAACACTTCGGTGCCGAAACGCGCATCTTCAACCCGTCCGGTCTGCCCCTGCCTGACGATGTGCCAGTCGACCATCCCAAAGTGCAGGAGCTGCGCGATCTGGTGTTATGGTCCGAAGGCCAGGTCTGGTGTTCGCCGGAACGTCACGGCGCGATGTCGGCGGTGTTCAAGGCGCAGATCGACTGGATCCCGCTGGAGCTTGGCGCCGTAAGACCCACCCAGGGCAAGACACTGGCGGTGATGCAGGTGTGCGGCGGCTCGCAGTCGTTCAACGTGGTCAATCAACTGCGCGTGCTGGGTCGCTGGATGCGCATGTTCACCCTCCCCAATCAGTCTTCAGTTCCGAAGGCGTATATGGAATTCGATGAGGCCGGACGGATGAAAGCCTCTGCGTACTACGACCGCGTCGTCGATGTGATGGAAGAGCTTGTGAAGTTCACTGTTCTGCTGCGCGATCGGCAAGATTTTTTGGTAGATCGCTACTCGGAACGCAAAGAATCGGCTGAGCAACTGATGGCGCGTGTTAACCAGCGTTCAATTTGA